The Vibrio nitrifigilis genome window below encodes:
- a CDS encoding alpha/beta hydrolase family protein, translating into MNNVKLKRLTTLLLSTTVLVSPISYADKGQTASSSPSFAADFHPGLNFGGFGGGKCQATKTPVIFIHGAATTSSNWLVKPTGPNLAPNAASVYQTFKDNGYNDCELFAVTYTSHEEQVNPEKNQQQVEKYNLLYDFIRRVRQYSNKSQVDIVAYSQGVSLALATFEYKSAWGYVRRFVNIAGPMRGLPACKGVGPADDKFPICHAQSLENAFVFGLFPSEDSWNGYNEWTSDSGQKSLRAMPKHEPQVQFYTIDAGNQDATLCPSVDKHDCALNATFTNSKNVLAQLNIGEGSKATQSAITQNKEGSQSLGGDKDGVGHYRVMTNAGSIVLNMLTSECQGADCAKGYHGSVIDQTKISTP; encoded by the coding sequence ATGAATAACGTTAAGCTAAAACGATTAACGACGCTTTTACTGTCAACGACAGTATTAGTCAGCCCCATTAGTTATGCTGATAAAGGCCAAACGGCATCATCCTCACCATCGTTTGCTGCAGATTTTCATCCTGGTTTAAATTTTGGCGGTTTTGGTGGAGGAAAATGTCAGGCAACAAAAACCCCGGTGATCTTTATTCACGGCGCGGCAACAACGTCGAGTAATTGGCTCGTCAAACCGACAGGTCCCAACCTGGCACCAAACGCAGCATCGGTTTACCAAACATTTAAAGACAATGGCTATAACGATTGTGAACTGTTTGCCGTCACCTACACCTCTCACGAAGAACAGGTAAACCCAGAAAAAAACCAACAACAGGTTGAAAAATACAACCTTCTATACGATTTCATCCGCCGAGTTCGTCAATATAGCAATAAAAGCCAAGTCGATATTGTCGCCTATTCACAAGGCGTCTCGTTAGCGCTCGCGACTTTTGAATATAAAAGTGCGTGGGGATATGTGCGCCGCTTTGTCAATATTGCCGGACCAATGCGTGGTTTACCAGCCTGCAAGGGAGTCGGTCCAGCTGATGATAAATTTCCTATTTGTCATGCGCAAAGTTTAGAGAACGCCTTTGTGTTTGGCCTGTTCCCAAGTGAAGACAGTTGGAATGGCTATAACGAATGGACATCCGATTCAGGACAAAAAAGCTTACGGGCAATGCCAAAACATGAACCGCAAGTACAATTTTATACCATAGATGCAGGAAATCAGGACGCAACACTTTGTCCATCAGTCGATAAACACGACTGTGCATTGAATGCGACGTTTACCAATAGTAAAAATGTACTCGCACAACTTAATATCGGTGAGGGTTCTAAAGCGACTCAATCAGCCATCACGCAGAATAAAGAAGGCAGCCAATCGCTCGGCGGGGATAAAGATGGCGTCGGCCATTATCGTGTCATGACCAACGCCGGATCGATTGTATTGAATATGTTGACCTCAGAGTGTCAGGGTGCCGACTGCGCTAAGGGCTATCACGGTTCAGTTATCGATCAAACCAAAATATCAACGCCTTAA
- a CDS encoding DUF481 domain-containing protein: protein MKTHGVIPVLGLLLIASQAVAADKSTQDDDKDKLSGNAKLGFIYSKTSSSSTSLNSGIGLKYNEKPFTHEFNGSTYYTNAKDDDDGVNKYTLNYKFSYALKGGEGYDAYIDNEYKHDQYETYRHVYDVTVGIQKALIATKKTELNIGGGPGYRYTKRQDFDDDYPNQVEEDVIVNAFINGKSQLTDALSVGGSADVDYGESNTTYTLGANLTNKLVDNVALVFDSEYIYNTDVASDDDHDELYSTISITYAF, encoded by the coding sequence ATGAAAACGCATGGAGTGATCCCGGTACTCGGGTTGCTGCTTATTGCTTCTCAGGCAGTAGCAGCAGATAAATCAACGCAAGATGATGATAAGGATAAACTCAGTGGCAACGCGAAGTTAGGCTTTATCTATTCAAAAACATCCTCATCTTCCACATCCCTAAACTCTGGTATTGGCTTAAAATACAACGAGAAACCTTTTACCCACGAATTTAATGGCAGTACTTATTACACCAACGCGAAAGACGACGATGATGGTGTGAATAAATACACTTTAAATTACAAGTTTTCTTACGCCTTAAAAGGTGGGGAAGGGTATGACGCCTATATCGACAATGAATATAAACATGACCAATACGAAACCTATCGGCATGTCTATGATGTGACCGTCGGTATCCAAAAAGCGTTAATCGCGACCAAGAAAACGGAACTTAATATCGGTGGCGGTCCGGGTTATCGGTACACCAAACGTCAGGATTTTGATGATGACTACCCAAATCAAGTGGAAGAAGATGTGATCGTCAACGCCTTCATTAACGGTAAATCGCAGTTAACTGACGCGCTATCAGTTGGCGGTAGTGCTGATGTCGATTATGGTGAATCGAATACGACCTATACACTAGGCGCGAATTTGACTAATAAACTGGTCGATAACGTGGCTTTAGTCTTTGATAGTGAGTATATCTACAATACAGACGTGGCCTCAGATGATGACCACGATGAGCTGTATAGTACGATCAGTATCACCTACGCCTTTTAA
- a CDS encoding thioredoxin-like domain-containing protein → MTYLSFIKHNSIIISTIVICVLLVLYILKGLIVKRNSLFKKISKFILILVCIMAISIAIDAWHDKTIPLDHHNAIHMENIDGQEVNIAALSQKRPVILYFWGSWCNSCRLLTPSVEWLSYYYPTVGVAKMSGDNEAMRRYLDDHYFHFWIVNDTNNHLSQRWHVKDAPTTLIIYRNKVRFVSKGILTPIGLWARVWLAKQQK, encoded by the coding sequence ATGACGTACTTAAGTTTTATCAAGCACAACAGCATCATTATTTCTACCATTGTTATCTGCGTCCTACTTGTGCTTTATATTCTTAAAGGGCTTATAGTTAAGCGTAACTCCTTATTTAAAAAAATCAGTAAATTCATACTGATATTAGTCTGCATTATGGCAATCAGTATCGCTATTGACGCGTGGCATGATAAAACCATTCCTCTTGATCACCATAACGCTATCCATATGGAGAATATTGATGGGCAGGAAGTCAATATTGCAGCCCTAAGTCAAAAAAGGCCGGTCATCCTGTATTTTTGGGGAAGTTGGTGTAATAGCTGTCGATTATTAACACCGAGTGTGGAATGGCTGAGTTACTATTATCCTACAGTTGGGGTTGCGAAAATGTCTGGAGATAATGAAGCCATGCGCCGTTATCTCGACGATCATTATTTCCATTTTTGGATTGTTAATGATACGAATAATCATCTAAGCCAACGGTGGCATGTTAAAGACGCCCCTACCACTTTGATTATCTACCGTAATAAAGTCCGTTTTGTATCAAAAGGGATTTTGACCCCAATCGGTCTATGGGCGAGAGTTTGGCTGGCCAAACAGCAAAAATAA
- a CDS encoding aconitase family protein → MTLLHSQQNTTQQCVRPSHQVLPWASFAKHTASQKLDSVVRCCFEGELTQGSSWQDLVMVTVANFTAEQRACTIVLFCGTTLQHWDTSVCLAMCRMAIEGGLKGAAFEADGQVFHCEQDIRRPSNISIAEFSATQWRNRFATGLKKGQELIVNSSAVKPVIIPQQNSITTGEHQQLLPTELDYAFIGTAMFSPLQQLRELQEFIAGRQVTIGIQTVIVFQSLQLMLQAEKEGLVDALLSSGCQYCLIDELPLYYYQNVDMKQCAISFDLAQIAAPKGESYLMSHRMVMSAALRGSL, encoded by the coding sequence ATGACGCTATTACATAGTCAGCAAAATACGACGCAGCAATGCGTTAGACCCAGTCACCAGGTCTTACCTTGGGCCAGTTTTGCCAAACACACGGCTTCCCAAAAGTTAGATTCGGTAGTGCGTTGTTGTTTTGAAGGAGAGCTGACTCAGGGAAGCTCGTGGCAAGATCTGGTGATGGTCACTGTGGCTAATTTTACAGCCGAACAAAGAGCGTGCACCATTGTATTATTTTGCGGAACGACGCTACAGCATTGGGATACCAGTGTTTGCTTGGCAATGTGCAGAATGGCAATAGAAGGCGGGCTCAAAGGTGCAGCATTTGAAGCTGATGGCCAAGTGTTTCATTGTGAACAAGATATTCGCCGGCCAAGCAACATTTCGATTGCTGAATTTAGTGCAACGCAATGGCGTAATCGATTTGCGACGGGCTTGAAAAAAGGTCAAGAATTGATTGTGAATAGTAGTGCTGTTAAGCCCGTCATCATTCCACAGCAAAATAGTATTACTACTGGTGAGCATCAACAACTCTTACCGACAGAACTTGATTATGCTTTTATCGGTACTGCTATGTTTTCCCCTCTGCAACAGTTACGCGAACTGCAAGAATTTATTGCAGGGAGACAGGTCACTATAGGTATTCAAACCGTTATCGTATTTCAGTCTCTGCAATTGATGCTACAAGCTGAGAAAGAGGGACTGGTTGATGCGCTTCTTAGCAGTGGCTGCCAATATTGCTTAATTGATGAACTGCCGCTTTACTACTATCAAAATGTGGATATGAAGCAATGTGCAATAAGTTTTGATTTAGCCCAAATCGCAGCGCCCAAAGGAGAGTCTTACCTTATGAGCCATAGAATGGTGATGTCTGCAGCATTGCGTGGCAGTTTGTAG
- a CDS encoding LysR substrate-binding domain-containing protein, with product MKSQISVRDNFPLPQDLNVLITVVRQESFAMAADELGVSPAYVSKRIQILEKTLNTRLLHRTTRRVVLTEDGQRVFNRAIRILDNMEELVDDLSQSKYVPRGELAICTSFGFGRAKVAPILSKLAKAYPQLDIRLDVGDKPVDLVKSGYDLEIRVGGHLPEHHIGKCLAKNLRMLCASPKYLAEHGEPETLDDLDQHSCLVLKEKNTMNGIWNLETLNGEKIAVRINSALSSNDGGIVRQWALHDQGIILRSYWDIAEDLAQGKLVQILPDYFQTADIWAIYPTRMTESAKLRVCIEFLQRGCQAFSYTADKADKD from the coding sequence ATGAAATCGCAAATTTCTGTGCGGGATAACTTTCCGCTCCCTCAAGATCTTAATGTGTTAATCACTGTCGTTCGCCAAGAAAGTTTTGCTATGGCGGCGGATGAGCTGGGTGTCTCTCCTGCTTATGTGAGTAAACGGATTCAAATTCTCGAAAAAACGCTCAATACTCGGCTGTTACATAGAACGACTCGGCGAGTTGTGCTCACCGAAGATGGTCAACGTGTATTTAATCGAGCGATTCGTATACTAGACAATATGGAAGAGTTGGTTGATGACTTGTCCCAGTCGAAATATGTTCCGCGTGGTGAGCTCGCTATTTGTACTAGCTTTGGGTTTGGCCGGGCAAAAGTTGCTCCAATACTTTCTAAACTAGCCAAAGCCTATCCTCAGCTTGATATTCGCCTAGATGTGGGGGACAAACCGGTGGATTTGGTGAAATCTGGCTACGATTTGGAAATTCGGGTTGGGGGCCATTTACCGGAGCATCACATCGGTAAATGTCTGGCGAAAAATTTGCGTATGTTATGCGCTAGCCCGAAATATTTGGCTGAACACGGCGAGCCTGAAACACTGGACGATTTAGATCAACATTCATGTTTGGTATTGAAAGAAAAAAATACCATGAATGGGATTTGGAATCTGGAAACCTTAAATGGTGAAAAAATCGCGGTACGGATTAATAGTGCCTTGTCATCCAACGATGGGGGCATTGTGCGCCAATGGGCTTTGCATGACCAAGGGATCATTTTACGTTCCTATTGGGACATTGCTGAGGATCTGGCGCAAGGCAAATTGGTACAAATATTACCCGATTATTTTCAGACTGCCGACATATGGGCTATCTATCCAACCCGAATGACAGAATCAGCTAAATTGAGAGTTTGCATTGAATTTTTGCAGCGAGGTTGCCAAGCTTTTTCTTACACGGCAGATAAAGCCGACAAGGATTAG
- a CDS encoding HDOD domain-containing protein — translation MKILLVDDDQLVLNGLRRALFSADCSVITANSGKEALEKLAYEECDLIISDMMMPQMDGSQLLEEVSQKYPWIIRASLSGYADPQMTVRGGFYAHQAFMKPCDTSMLKAEIQRISNMLERFPDRLIQNAIGTITSLPVTLDLYQKVKVMLEDEQSSIQDLADVIQNDPAICAKLIQIANNAIFRGKSEINSVEGALNRLGTQIVVNIVAMLELYVGDKHKPSKALENLRQHSLIVANLTAKLAPQGESNTGFLIGVLHQIGEFVRTLILPELMKKYLTSGGEKHDFRHLEEHLFNTNSEQLGAYLLHLWAFPSPIIESVLNQNNEQLVLEQPYSFTTALYIAKKIANGETVNVELVDKFELTETLAQL, via the coding sequence ATGAAAATCTTATTAGTGGATGATGATCAACTCGTTTTAAATGGGTTACGTCGAGCATTATTTAGCGCGGACTGCTCAGTAATAACGGCAAATAGCGGTAAAGAAGCATTAGAAAAGCTGGCCTATGAAGAGTGTGATTTGATTATTTCGGACATGATGATGCCGCAAATGGATGGTTCGCAGTTGTTGGAAGAGGTCAGTCAAAAATACCCTTGGATAATACGTGCCTCACTTTCTGGGTACGCTGACCCACAAATGACAGTAAGAGGCGGGTTTTATGCCCATCAAGCTTTTATGAAGCCTTGCGATACATCGATGCTGAAAGCGGAAATTCAACGTATTTCTAACATGTTAGAACGTTTTCCGGATCGTCTGATTCAAAATGCTATTGGGACAATAACCTCACTTCCGGTAACACTAGACTTGTACCAAAAAGTAAAAGTGATGCTCGAAGATGAGCAGTCTTCAATCCAAGATCTCGCTGATGTTATTCAAAACGACCCCGCGATATGTGCCAAATTAATTCAGATCGCCAACAATGCCATTTTTCGTGGCAAGAGCGAAATAAACAGTGTTGAAGGTGCGCTGAATCGTCTCGGAACCCAAATAGTGGTAAATATTGTTGCCATGCTGGAACTTTATGTGGGGGATAAACATAAACCCAGTAAAGCGTTAGAAAACTTACGCCAACACAGTTTAATTGTTGCGAACCTTACGGCAAAACTCGCCCCGCAAGGAGAGAGCAATACAGGGTTTCTCATCGGTGTTTTACATCAAATAGGTGAATTTGTTCGCACCTTAATTTTGCCAGAACTAATGAAAAAGTATTTAACCTCTGGTGGTGAAAAACATGACTTTCGCCATTTAGAAGAGCACCTATTTAATACCAATTCGGAGCAACTCGGTGCCTATTTGCTGCATTTATGGGCGTTCCCTTCGCCTATCATTGAAAGTGTGCTTAACCAAAATAACGAGCAGTTGGTGCTAGAGCAACCCTATTCGTTTACGACGGCTTTGTATATTGCGAAAAAGATCGCTAATGGCGAAACAGTGAATGTTGAGCTGGTGGATAAGTTTGAATTAACTGAAACACTTGCACAATTGTAG
- a CDS encoding ATP-binding protein: MELWHEQALNSAQIVPLEWHFNQYLVLISLLLSVLAAFGGLSILQGAWITKHMNTLPKWRLISSVLLGTGIWVTQYICLLAIDVPINVQFHPILLFASIIMPIISSWLTFGLLQQEQRTLSDTIFAAFIFTSGMVAMLLAARQALELPGEGDIDIRGLLTSLGGTFLLTAISLSLISNRAHQTLRSRVVIGGILGGAIFILPYTALFSLQFHVSGDLVKGNVIHFHNDAIAMTALVMAFFILMILFSLTTLSQIQQDSEVTERLVSREKDIIDSFMDGLLIINSQGDVLSINPVGQTLLGLTNVPISKLRLRAILPSFDINNMVSPTYSGLSDLSHIRTMAMTYQGTQFPCEFTLSRMSVQEGNNALFTLLIRDITEQLSLEQQLRRTHKMESIGQLSAGVAHEINSPAQYVTNNITFLKEGFERLLHTHRLLQPSERDIQDPHTYQNRVISLLNDPELKFIIEEVPQAVEQSLDGMKQVNSIVKAMKSFTNPSEERLQYIDLTEAIRATITVASSQWNGKAVVNTELSDELSSVPCYRDLFNQVVLNLLSNAIHAIEDQKTNRTDFQGVITLKTWRSKHHAVITITDNGVGIPEDIIDRIFDPFFTTREVGQGSGQGLSHVYSTIVDKHNGIINVESQVGVKTTFTIKLPLIINDGHQTMDKVDENLISG; this comes from the coding sequence GTGGAATTATGGCATGAACAGGCTTTGAATAGTGCACAGATCGTCCCTTTGGAATGGCACTTTAATCAATATTTGGTATTAATTTCATTACTGTTATCTGTTCTTGCCGCTTTTGGTGGTTTAAGCATTTTACAAGGTGCTTGGATAACCAAACATATGAATACCTTACCGAAATGGCGTCTTATCAGTAGTGTGTTATTAGGCACCGGAATTTGGGTAACACAATATATTTGTTTACTTGCGATCGATGTACCTATTAATGTTCAGTTTCACCCCATTTTACTCTTTGCTTCGATTATTATGCCGATCATTAGTTCTTGGCTTACCTTTGGCTTATTGCAGCAAGAGCAACGAACTTTGTCAGATACCATATTTGCTGCGTTTATCTTTACGTCCGGTATGGTCGCTATGCTTTTGGCAGCGAGACAAGCGCTGGAATTGCCCGGTGAAGGTGACATTGACATACGTGGTTTATTGACCTCTCTAGGTGGCACCTTTCTGCTGACAGCCATTTCGTTGTCGTTAATTTCTAATCGGGCTCATCAGACGTTAAGGTCGCGAGTGGTTATTGGCGGTATTCTTGGTGGGGCTATTTTCATTTTGCCTTATACCGCGCTGTTTTCTTTGCAATTCCATGTTTCAGGCGATCTTGTTAAAGGTAATGTGATCCATTTTCACAATGATGCGATCGCCATGACCGCATTGGTGATGGCCTTTTTCATCCTGATGATTTTATTTAGTCTGACCACGTTATCGCAAATTCAGCAGGATTCAGAAGTAACAGAGCGGTTGGTGTCGAGAGAAAAGGACATCATCGATAGTTTTATGGATGGATTGCTGATTATTAATAGTCAAGGCGATGTGCTGAGTATTAATCCAGTAGGGCAAACATTGCTTGGATTGACGAATGTCCCCATCAGTAAATTGCGGTTAAGAGCCATCTTACCAAGCTTTGATATCAACAATATGGTTAGCCCAACTTACAGTGGTTTAAGCGACTTAAGCCATATTCGTACCATGGCGATGACTTATCAAGGAACCCAATTCCCATGCGAATTTACTTTGTCGCGAATGAGTGTTCAAGAGGGGAATAACGCGTTATTCACGCTTTTGATTCGTGATATCACTGAACAGTTGTCGTTAGAGCAACAATTACGGCGCACGCACAAGATGGAATCTATTGGCCAGCTATCGGCGGGTGTTGCTCATGAGATAAATTCTCCAGCCCAATACGTGACAAATAACATCACCTTTTTGAAAGAAGGATTTGAACGGCTGTTACACACGCATCGATTATTACAACCGAGTGAACGTGACATTCAAGATCCACACACTTATCAAAACAGAGTGATTTCACTCCTTAATGATCCAGAATTGAAGTTTATTATCGAAGAAGTACCTCAAGCGGTTGAGCAGTCACTGGATGGGATGAAGCAAGTCAACAGTATCGTCAAGGCGATGAAATCGTTCACTAATCCCAGTGAAGAACGGCTGCAATATATTGATTTAACCGAAGCAATTCGTGCAACGATTACGGTGGCAAGCTCTCAATGGAATGGTAAAGCTGTTGTGAATACGGAATTGAGTGATGAGTTAAGCTCGGTTCCATGTTACCGAGATTTATTCAACCAAGTGGTGTTGAATTTGCTGTCGAATGCGATTCATGCGATTGAGGATCAAAAAACGAATCGTACAGATTTTCAAGGGGTTATCACACTCAAGACCTGGCGTTCAAAGCATCATGCTGTTATTACCATTACGGATAATGGGGTAGGAATACCCGAGGACATTATTGATAGAATATTTGATCCCTTTTTTACCACAAGAGAGGTGGGTCAAGGTTCTGGGCAGGGATTAAGTCATGTTTACTCGACAATTGTTGATAAACATAACGGAATAATAAACGTAGAATCTCAAGTGGGAGTAAAAACCACCTTCACGATAAAACTGCCTCTTATAATTAACGATGGTCACCAGACGATGGATAAAGTGGATGAAAATCTTATTAGTGGATGA
- a CDS encoding DUF2946 domain-containing protein: MLTSKQIHKHQNRWVWLPICAILLLYIAPVVSMVTTLSSAHQCAEYQQQKAIHLTVSKTSMTMQTDHHQGWCHYCDLQSTLHAAFFHYPTIKYSAPIVRVSSLATVHSLPAQAPQYRYRSRAPPPPATQFCITRPLA; this comes from the coding sequence TTGTTAACAAGCAAGCAAATTCACAAGCATCAAAATAGATGGGTATGGCTACCAATTTGCGCCATTCTCCTTTTATATATAGCGCCTGTGGTCTCAATGGTTACCACCCTCTCTAGCGCGCATCAATGTGCTGAATACCAACAGCAAAAGGCAATACACCTCACGGTATCTAAGACCTCGATGACAATGCAGACCGACCATCATCAAGGTTGGTGTCATTACTGCGATTTACAAAGCACATTACACGCCGCTTTTTTCCACTACCCCACTATAAAATACTCCGCGCCGATAGTGCGGGTTAGCTCACTGGCAACAGTACATTCTCTCCCCGCCCAAGCCCCCCAATATCGCTATCGTTCTAGAGCCCCCCCCCCCCCCGCCACACAATTTTGTATAACTAGGCCTTTAGCCTAG
- a CDS encoding PepSY-associated TM helix domain-containing protein, whose amino-acid sequence MNQHSDLIAFIRRLHFYIGFFIGPFIFIAALTGTLYVLTPQLEGWVYHHELTAPAQGKVQPLSTQVNAALQSLDKPLTIKSVRPAPQPGDTTRVLFRDPTLTKYRARTVFVDPVSLEIRGTLASYGTSGVLPLRIAIDFMHKDLLLGDVGRYYSELAASWMWIAALGGIILWWRQKAPKRRTKFNTYARHRHNHSRIGIWISLGLLFFSATGLTWSKWAGANIAQWRHTIGWVTPTPSRHIPQAKAVPVTIQTEKFDEIQATARHFGIDANKIEIVPAYQKNQAWMVKEIDRRWPTQVDSVAINPQNLSVISHAEFEKFPLVAKLIRWGIDAHMGVLFGLINQIILALFGISLCCIIVFGYAMWWKKRPQAGNGFTPLRQAWAPLSIPIKCLIALTTLVLSLALPVLGISVILFCVFDVIRWQLTSVRAELV is encoded by the coding sequence ATGAACCAGCACTCTGATTTGATAGCGTTTATACGCCGCCTACATTTTTATATTGGCTTTTTTATTGGCCCATTTATTTTTATCGCCGCCTTAACGGGCACCTTGTATGTACTAACACCACAATTGGAAGGTTGGGTGTATCATCATGAATTAACCGCCCCAGCTCAAGGCAAGGTTCAACCACTTAGCACACAAGTCAATGCAGCACTGCAGTCGCTTGATAAACCATTAACTATTAAGTCTGTTCGTCCGGCGCCTCAGCCCGGAGATACCACACGAGTACTCTTTCGTGACCCTACGTTAACAAAATATCGAGCCCGTACCGTGTTTGTTGATCCCGTATCGCTTGAAATACGTGGAACGTTAGCCAGTTATGGTACAAGTGGTGTATTGCCGCTGCGAATTGCCATTGATTTTATGCACAAAGATTTATTGCTTGGTGATGTCGGAAGGTATTACAGTGAATTAGCAGCCTCTTGGATGTGGATAGCCGCATTGGGTGGCATTATCTTGTGGTGGCGACAGAAGGCCCCCAAACGTCGCACTAAGTTCAACACCTATGCCCGTCATCGTCATAATCACAGCCGAATCGGTATATGGATAAGCCTTGGACTCCTGTTCTTTTCTGCAACGGGATTAACTTGGTCTAAATGGGCCGGCGCTAATATCGCCCAATGGCGTCACACCATCGGTTGGGTAACTCCTACTCCTAGCCGTCACATCCCACAGGCTAAAGCCGTACCAGTGACGATTCAAACGGAAAAGTTTGATGAAATACAGGCAACAGCGCGACATTTTGGTATTGATGCCAATAAAATTGAGATCGTTCCAGCCTACCAAAAGAACCAAGCATGGATGGTAAAAGAGATTGATCGTCGTTGGCCAACACAAGTCGATTCAGTCGCAATTAATCCACAAAATTTGTCAGTGATCAGCCATGCCGAGTTTGAGAAATTCCCTCTAGTCGCCAAGCTAATTCGCTGGGGTATCGATGCCCATATGGGCGTTCTTTTTGGCCTGATAAATCAGATCATTTTGGCTCTGTTTGGCATTTCTCTTTGCTGTATTATCGTTTTCGGCTACGCCATGTGGTGGAAAAAACGACCACAAGCCGGCAATGGTTTTACACCATTACGTCAAGCTTGGGCTCCACTTTCAATACCAATAAAGTGTCTGATTGCGTTAACAACTTTGGTATTAAGTTTGGCACTTCCAGTGCTTGGAATCAGCGTGATTTTATTTTGTGTTTTTGATGTTATTCGGTGGCAGTTAACGTCTGTTAGGGCTGAGCTAGTTTAA
- the mqo gene encoding malate dehydrogenase (quinone) has protein sequence MKNVTGHNGLNQQDSDAKEDELADVVLIGGGIMSATLGTLLKQLEPNWKIELFERLGDVALESSNGWNNAGTGHSALAEANYTPEQKDGQINIDKAIAIYEQFQISRQFWAYLTEQGWLNNPSEFITSVPHMSFVWGDDNVNFLRKRYQALHRSPLFDGMAYSEDPEQIASWIPEVMAGRDPKQTIAATRMRIGTDVNFGELTRQMITQLKDSAGFNLHLNHEVRDIERLADGSWSIAVADGNQHNQVRIVKAKHVFIGAGGASLRLLQKSGIPEAKNYAGFPVGGQFLVTTNPDVVQAHSAKVYGKASVGAPPMSVPHIDTRVIDGKRMLLFGPFASFSSKFLKNGSLTDLFKSLTPYNMVPMAQVGVHNFNLVKYLVGQLRQSDADRHQALCDFFPQAKANDWTLCQAGQRVQIIKKEPGKGGQLRLGTELVSSSDGSLTALLGASPGASTSAAIMLNLLQQCFGEQMASDSWQSKIQEMIPSFGRSLHDDPELNQQVLRQTSEVLGLEHHLGEK, from the coding sequence ATGAAAAATGTAACTGGTCATAATGGATTGAACCAGCAAGATTCTGACGCAAAGGAAGACGAGCTGGCAGACGTAGTTCTTATCGGTGGCGGCATAATGAGCGCAACCTTAGGAACTTTGTTAAAACAATTAGAACCTAATTGGAAAATTGAATTATTCGAACGACTAGGCGATGTTGCTCTCGAAAGTTCAAACGGCTGGAATAACGCTGGTACTGGTCATTCTGCGTTGGCTGAGGCTAACTACACCCCTGAACAGAAAGATGGTCAGATCAATATTGATAAAGCCATCGCTATTTATGAACAATTCCAAATATCTCGTCAATTTTGGGCCTATTTAACCGAGCAAGGTTGGCTGAATAATCCATCTGAATTTATCACCAGTGTCCCACACATGAGCTTCGTTTGGGGCGACGATAATGTGAACTTTTTACGCAAGCGTTATCAAGCACTTCACCGTAGCCCACTTTTTGATGGTATGGCTTACTCTGAAGATCCAGAACAAATTGCTTCATGGATTCCAGAAGTGATGGCTGGGCGCGATCCAAAGCAAACCATCGCTGCGACTCGTATGCGCATCGGCACTGATGTAAACTTCGGTGAACTCACTCGCCAAATGATCACCCAACTAAAAGATAGTGCTGGCTTTAACTTACATCTCAATCACGAAGTTCGCGATATTGAACGTTTAGCAGATGGCTCATGGTCGATAGCCGTTGCGGATGGTAACCAACATAACCAAGTTCGCATAGTTAAAGCCAAACATGTCTTCATTGGTGCCGGCGGCGCTTCATTACGCCTACTACAAAAATCTGGCATTCCTGAAGCGAAAAATTACGCAGGATTTCCAGTTGGCGGACAATTTTTAGTCACAACGAATCCTGACGTTGTGCAAGCACACAGCGCGAAAGTCTACGGCAAAGCTTCTGTTGGCGCACCACCAATGTCCGTACCACATATTGATACTCGAGTTATTGATGGCAAGCGTATGTTGTTGTTTGGGCCCTTCGCGAGCTTTTCCAGCAAGTTCCTTAAAAATGGTTCTCTGACCGACCTGTTCAAATCATTAACGCCATACAACATGGTTCCCATGGCTCAAGTTGGCGTACATAATTTCAACTTAGTCAAATACTTAGTTGGGCAACTACGTCAAAGCGATGCTGATCGTCACCAAGCACTGTGTGACTTTTTCCCACAAGCTAAAGCCAATGATTGGACACTATGCCAAGCAGGTCAACGCGTACAAATCATTAAAAAAGAGCCTGGGAAAGGTGGCCAACTACGTTTAGGTACCGAGTTAGTAAGTTCTAGCGATGGTAGTTTAACCGCGTTGCTCGGCGCATCACCTGGCGCATCGACTTCTGCTGCGATTATGCTTAATTTGCTTCAGCAATGTTTTGGTGAACAGATGGCAAGTGATTCATGGCAAAGCAAGATCCAAGAAATGATTCCATCATTTGGTCGTTCCTTGCATGATGATCCAGAACTCAACCAACAAGTTCTACGCCAAACCAGTGAGGTACTTGGATTAGAGCACCATCTTGGCGAGAAATAG